The nucleotide sequence GATTATTATTTCTAGATACACAGCGACATTTCTTATGTTTACAAAATTTTGGTTTTTCAAACATAGGGACCTCAGGGATCCCACGGACATGCTGGCGAACCTGGAGAGCCTGGACAGGCCGTAAGGAAACTGGTTTATACTCAGTTTTAGAAGCACACAGGCACAAAACACACTTTACCTTTAACTATTTACTGCTTTTATCTTAAATTAGGGACCAGTTGGACCTCGTGGACCCCCTGGACCTCCTGGAAAGTCTGGTGATGATGTGAGTGAAAGTATGATAATTATATAAGGAAAacattttctgattttattgaTGCGGATATCTGACAGCACTGTCTGTAACTTTAATTCAGGGTAACAATGGTAGACCTGGACAGCCTGGAGACAGAGGTGCAACTGGCCCTCAGGTAAGACTGACCTTAGTACACTACATATTTAATATGCATGTATCTTAAGTACACTTGCAGGATTTGTAGTATAAATGACCAGTTAAACTATCACACTGTTATGCTCTTAAagtcacaatacacaatacctTTTTGCAGTTTGGTGGACAGATTTTTTACACTATATCTGAAGAAATGAAATagataacacacaaaaaaatgttcactaatatccttttcttttacttttacagGGAGCTCGTGGTTTCCCAGGAACTCCTGGACTTCCAGGCATGAAGGGACACAGAGTGAGTAACATGGAgaaattaggatttttttttttttttattagggaCGTATATATTGCATacattgtgtatttatttccaATTCAGGACTAATGATGTAGTTAGTAATTATTTTCAGGcaagatatactgtataaatatacacatttaGATTTATATATGGATATAAATTTCTTCtttagatttaatattttttagaaaACAATATTCACATATAAATTGGGAAGTGCATGATTTCAgttgtgattatttttatttctctgtcaTAGGGCTACAATGGTCTTGACGGACGTAAAGGAGAGCCTGGTGAAACCGGATCTAAggtaaaataagaaatgaacTGATCCATAAGCCATCATAAAAAAAGACTcaaataatacaatacaatacagcaAAATACAATTCTAGAGTTGATGTATAAACAAGGAAATCCCAGCTTTTTGTCTAGCTGTTTATCTTAAAGCACATTACTTACAGTCATTTCATATTTGCAAGGGATTAATCCATATttcacaaacaaaccaaaaattgTATTTATCCTCAAAGTGCCTTTACATCTCACAAGCTATCAATTGCACCCATGTTTCTTCATAGATGGTGTTTAATGCTTATATAGTATGaacccacttttttttttatacatatctTTTAGGGTGAAACAGGTGCTCATGGCTCAAATGGAACCCCTGGACAAAGAGTAAGTTATggcttatatttttttcttaaatgaatGCTTTATCttataaaaatgttatacaTTCTACTATTTCTTCATAATTTTCAATAAAGTTTGAAGAGTCCTCATAATGCTTGTGTCTGAATAGGGTGGACGTGGCCTGCCTGGTGAGAGAGGTCGTCCTGGACCTGCTGGTCCCGCAGGTGCCCGTGGTGCTGATGGTAACACTGGTCCTGCTGGCCCTGCTGTAAGTATTTCACCTTCAACCCCTCTTGTGTCCTAGACTAGATTTTGAAATTTCAGTCTGTCACTATTTTGTCTGTGATCTACTTTGTCAGGGTCCACTTGGATCTGCTGGCCCTCCAGGTTTCCCCGGTGGCCCTGGACCTAAAGTACGTGCCTTTCTTTTGTTTCAACCTGAGAAATAGTGtaaattttaaaatgtgaatgaATATGTTTGCATTTTAAATGTGTTGCTTGCGTGTATCTATCATAAATCTTGACTGACTTAAGTCTTATTGTAGCTGCATTATTGTGAAAGTAGCTCGGTATCAACCAGCAAATTAAGCAGTCTCATAATTTTTTGACAGGGAGAGGTTGGACCTGCTGGTTCTTCTGGCCCAACTGGACCTCAAGGACAGAGAGGAGAGCCTGGACAAAATGGTGTTGCTGGCCCAGTTGGTCCTGTTGTAAGTTTGCCTACTAGTTGCTTCAAAGCACTGTTATCTTCACAGTACTGTACTGATGTACTGATACTGTTTGTACATTTGTTTCCCTTCTCTAGGGTAACCCTGGTGCTAATGGTCTCAATGGTGCTAAGGGAGCTGCTGTAAGTATTCAGTGAGACTATATTGgagtaaaagaataaaaataagagtGTAATTGGATGTGGAATCCTACAAAGCAAGGCAAGACAGGGCAAGTGTATTTGAACAGCACATTAGCTATACACATTAACAAGCTTGATTTCTTCAAGCACTGCAGTAAGATACTTTTGACCTAGGACTTTTAGTTAGTCAAAGAAAAGCAGCACAAAGTCATATGTTAACACTATAGCAGTGTATCCTACAGCAGAGTCCTTTTTTTTCAGTCCCAACCATGCTTTCTAGAATGTGTTGGGAGATGTGAGAAAGTAAAATTGAAGACCATCTGGGAACCAACAAAGCTTCTACGTAGAACCATAGAGCAGACTTTTTAATTATTAGAACCAGTTTCATCTTCCAAAGAACTGTTGAGGGACCCATTTTCTAAAatgtagaatttttttaaatatgcattTCATTTGCCATCTTTAAATGCTACGGTTGATCTTACAGGGCACTCCTGGAGTTGCTGGTACCCCTGGTTTCCCTGGACCAAGAGGAGGCCCTGGCCCCCAGGGACCCGCTGGAGCTTCTGGCCCCAGAGGTCTTAGTGTAAGTTCCACCTAAACAGACCAAACATAGCAAAACCTTGCTCTGTATATTGTCTATATTCTGCTGGACAGTTCTGAAGGATCTTTTTATTGCTGCTGTCCTATAGGGTGACCCTGGACCCGTTGGAGTGAAGGGAGAGTCTGGTGCCAAGGGTGAGCCTGTAAGTATAATTATACCATGTATTTTTGTACCTAAGTATGTATTAAAGAACAGGTGTTTCCTTCGTTGTTTTCTTTACTAATTTTGATGTGCTTGTTGTCTGCAGGGTAACATTGGTGCTCAAGGTCCCACTGGTGCTCCTGGTGATGAGGGCAAAAGAGGCTCAACTGGTGAGCAGGGAGGAGCTGGACCTGTTGGTCTGCGCGGACCCAGAGTAAGAAATGTTTTTCGgtggtttatttttgtgttttttttttaatctgtaatCCACTAATCTATATTTCTGTGATGTCTCTCTTTTCTGCATAGGGAGCTTCTGGAACTCGTGGTCTTCCTGGTCTGGGTGGTAGAGGAGGACCAATTGTTAGTAATTTATGCTAACATTATAAATACCTAGTAAATGCCTGTCTGTAGTATGAgaacatttttcattaaaatttcAAGGATATATATCTTTAAAAATGGTAAAATAGATTTGTATCACGACACATATGGttagaaatcattttaatttggCCTTGTTTTTATCTGCTGTAGCATCTGAAAGAGAAGAATAACAATATCATATCAGTTATGTGGTAATACTAATCTCTTAAAACTTTCACTTTCAGGGTATGCCTGGTACAAGGGGTGCTGCTGGTGCTCCTGGTGCACGTGGATCTCCTGGTGATGCTGGCCGCCCTGGTGAGGCCGGTCTCGTTGGAGCCAGAGTACGTATTTTGCCTATACTTTTATAGAATTACTGACAAAAATCTATTGCTTCTCAAGATGAGCTGGAGTAGTATATTGTCTTGAATTTGAATTTACATGGCCTTTAggctattcattttttttaatttgacaaAAATAACATGGGGCTAGTTGGGCTTTCAGTGTAAAGAAAATCACCCAAAAGCTTCACTCAAaagcttataaataaatataaaattgaatgCCTTACAGGATGCCTCACAACATGATTATTGCATTTGCAATATATAGTATCCATTTCTATTCATagcaaatgttttattatacTAGTGTTGTCTATATCCCCATCCttgttgtgttattgttatGAATATTATACATGTTACATGTTAATTTGCTCTCTGCTTATAGGGTCTCCCCGGTAGCCCTGGAAGCCCTGGACCCCAAGGAAAGGAGGGACCTGCTGTAAGTGTCTTCTAGTAAAACATCATAAATATTGACACTAGAACTGCTGAATTATAAAAGAAAGATGTTCTTTTAATCACTGCTACTGTGGTTCTCCAGGGTCCTTCCGGTCAAGATGGCCGCGGTGGACCTCCTGGCCCACCTGGACCCAGAGGCCAGCCTGGTAACATTGGATTCCCTGGCCCCAAAGGACCTTCTGTACGTAGAATTTGATATATGTCACAGTATTACAAAGTAGCAGAAACCGGAATTTGACAATTGACAGATTTCATCATAATATATCTGCATCAATCTCTAGGGTGAGCCTGGCAAACCAGGAGAGAAGGGACCTGTTGGTGCTACCGGTCTAAGAGTAAGCATCTTATAATTTCCCTATGTCACCCTTATAATAAGTATCAGTATTGATCTaattttattgttgtttcaTTGTTGTTCGTTCACTgagtaatattttgttattttagggCCCCCCTGGTCCTGATGGTAACAATGGACCTGCTGGTGCCGTTGGAGTTGTAGTAAGTTGACTTAATAAACCAGGAAATCTACTAACCTAACATTAGTGTGAGAGCACTGATTGTAATGTTCATTTTTCTTTGATTTACAGGGTGGTGCTGGTGAGAAAGGAGAGGCAGGACCTGCTGGTGCTCCTGGTTTCCAGGTCTGTGTCTCACCCAATTTATTAATTTAGGCCTGATAGAAAGGAGACAGAATCCTGCCATTGACTCTTAGATAGTTTACAATGCAACAGTAAACTATATTCTGTGGTTTATTATGCTAGACTATATTCCACATTGTTAGTGGAGTAACCTAAGTGGTGTTAGGTTCCTTGTTATTAGTTATGCGATTAGTTAATGACCCTACCCTTGACATTAACTGGTATATGAACTCATAGTGGCATAGAGttgaaattaatataaatatttaattttattgtgcAAGTATTACTCCACTTGTCTATGTGAGTCACCAAGCTCCTTCTTTTAATTGCACAGGGTCTTCCTGGACCTGCTGGACCTGTTGGTGAGACTGGCAAACCCGGAGACAGAGTAAGATTTTCATAAAATCGCAATGATGAACCAACATTAAAGTACAATTCTCCCACacaaaaaataagaaacatATTTTGCATGATTACAAACCTCACAAAAATAAagtatttgtaattattttgtaATACAGTATCCAAATCTACAGTAAATCTGTTTTAGGCATGTAACATGCATTATAGCAGTTAATTCAATTAAAAGTGTGTTTCATTTCTTGATAGGGTATTCCTGGAGAGCAAGGTGCCGCTGGACCTGCTGGTGGCAAGGTATTGTACTGATTGTTGCATTGAACGCACACATGATCCAAAGATAAATAACTAGATTAAAGATCAGTTTTTGACCATCTTCTCACATCTTCTCCCTCTTGGGTTTCCATGTAGGGAGAGCGTGGTAACCCCGGACCTGCTGGTGCCAGTGGTGCCCAGGGACCCATGGGAGCTCGTGGACCTTCTGGTCCTCCTGGCCCTGATGGAAACAAGGTAATCTGTGGTTATCTgtgctatttattatttagtaaaaaactattcatatttatttggGGACCAAATTGATTTTGATGagatgtgtgatgtatgtacATGAACATTTAACTATCAAGAGTCTATGCAAGTGTTAAAGTGTATTGAGATTGAACCTTTTCCCCACAGCAAGATAGTGTTTTCAGCCATTACTATCTTTTTCGTTCAGGGTGAGCCCGGTGCTGTTGGTCTTGCTGGTGCTCAAGGTCCCCAGGGACCTGTTGGCATGCCTGGTGAGCGTGGTGGTGCTGGTTCTCCTGGAGTCAAGGGTGAGAAGGTCAGTTCTGGAGAGATCCATCGTCCTTACAGAAAGAACTTCTATTTTAGCTCTAGATTCTCAGTCAGAATCTAATCAGGGAACCTGTCGTGATGAAGTCAGCAATGATGTTTATTTATGCTATATCTGACTCTCAAGGATCttattttcacttttcacttttttttccaaataggGTGAGTCTGGTTACAGAGGCCCAGAGGGCAATGCTGGAAGAGATGGTGCACGTGTAAGTTCTAGATCACACTCCTGTATAGAAATATTACTCTATCTATCCCatatatgtaattatattttattctgtatacCTAAGTtaaaattcttcttttttttttttttttgcttaccaGGGAGCTCCTGGTCCCATTGGACCTCCTGGACCTGCTGGTGCCAATGGGGATAAAGTAAAGAATATTTTGTTCTTCATGGGTGGAAACAAaatgttttgtgatttttttatgtgACAGATTCCATTATGGATTTTATGTTATATAATTTATCAAACTTCCAGTGAAGTCCTTAAATTGACAACATGGCAACTTTAGTGGAATACTAACTGTAATCACTATTGCCCTCTGCTGGAGAGGCATCACTCACCCAGTGGGTCTACTATGTTGCCTCCAGAAGAACCAACAAGAGAACTAGAACACAAGAGATCTAGCACCAAAGTGAAGAGAACTTAATACAAATGTATATACTATTAACTATATACTATTATTATGGCTATAATTAGATATTctttataatgaatattaaaaggaataaaaaaaattagaaaaaaacaaataaaaaaaataacaaaataaaatggcaTAGACACTAATGAAATATTCTTAAATTCTTGAAATTTTGGAAGTTTCACTTTAACAGGATGACCTGCAAAGAGGTTCTGTAGAAGGCATACATACTCACCATGTttgtcattttaatgttttaatttaatttaattcaagaAGAAGGATTACTCTTAATTTACCCACAGCAATAGgtataaaaacagtaaaacatAGACTTTGAGAACTAAATTGAATTTACTTTCGTTGCACCTTTAGTTGTACCTCATATCTAAGAGACTAGATTTCAATTAATCAGTTGTTTTGACAACAGACGAGTTCCTTGaacattacatctacatttgcctctacaaaaaaaataatttggttCAAGAAAGTTTGTTGTGTGATTCATTTCTGCCTGATAACTTTGAAACTTCACTGTTCTCATCCAGGGTGAGGGTGGTTCTGCTGGTCCTGCTGGCCCTTCTGGTGCTCGTGGTGTCCCTGTAAGCACACTTTCTTCCCTGCcatgaagattaaaaaaaaaaatggcataatTTTACAAAGCACTCTTAATTGATTTGGCATTGTCATGTTACTACCGCTGTGTAGGCAGTACATCTAATTTATGTAATTATCTGTCAATAGGGAGAGCGTGGTGAGGCTGGCCCTGCTGGACCTCCTGGATTTGCTGGGGCTCCTGTAAGTGCACATGCATGTCATTGTTTTTTCTGACATGGAGCACTATATTTCATCAAGATCAAGAGTGACAGGATTTTCATGGCTCTTACAGGGTCCTGATGGCCAGGCTGGAGCTAAAGGTGAGAAAGGTCCCGCTGGTGGAAAGGGTGATGTTGGACCTGCCGGTCTTGCTGGTCCTGCTGGCAACCCTGGACCTGCTGTgagtttaaaataatacattattttaaacACTGAGTTTAAAACTTGTAAGAGCACATCAGGGAATTGAGAGCAAAAAACAGCTAGACATTTCTAATGAAATTTAACTGAAATGAATGTCCTCTGTCCCAGTGTGTATCTTCATACGGTTTTGATGTATTAAGTATTAAAAACTGTGTTTTTCCTGTTGGCAGAACATTTTATATGTAGATTCTGAACTGTAGTTTATTTAGAAGTAATCATACACTAGGCTTTAGTCTAAGCCATGAAAACAAATACAGTATACAGCTTCTGAACTGACTAGCATAAGGGATGCTGTTTTTTATGGGTGTCAGACgaacatgataaatgttcagcaATATGGGCAAGGTTCCTCTATAACTTATTGTATTATGTTGTTTCAATCAGGGTCCCTCTGGTCCATCTGGTCCCCCTGGTGCTCGTGGTGAGACCGGTCCCCCTGTAAGTTTCTTTAGTAGTTTTACAATGTTgacttgttgtttttgtttttcaaattaTTGTATATGTATAATTTTTAACCTTAACTTTAACCTTTAACCTGCTCTGTTCCAGGGTTTGACTGGTTTCCCTGGTGCTGCTGGAAGAGTTGGTCCTCCTGGCCCTGCTGTGAGTTTCAAAAAATAACCATTATCCTCCATGCAGTTTCCTGTACATAGACCTTGTTCACTGGCAGTATAAAGATGGACTAAACTAAAGAGAAGTCTTGCATCTTCTTAATTTACAGGGTATTGCTGGACCTCCTGGTCCCACTGGTCATGCTGGAAAGGATGGTCCTCGTGGTGCTCGTGGTGATGTTGGACCTGCTGGACCTCAGGGAGAGAACGGCCTGATTGGACCACCTGGGCCACCTGGTGAGAAGGGATCCTCTGGAGAGAGTGGCACTAAGGTATATTCCCTGACATTCCAAATGCACCAAGTTATGTCAGTCTATTTTACAGTCAGTTATATACATATTAAGATGGACTATTAAAGCAAAATCCACTGTTGTTATGACCACAGGGACCTCCAGGTACTCCTGGACCTAGCGGTCTGATTGGACCTCAGGGAATCACTGGTCTTCCCGGCTCCAGAGGTGAACGTGGTTCACCCGGTGCTATTGGTGTAGTTGTAAGTGACCTCATCTTGTAAGCACATTCTGAAACGTCATCATCCTCACTTTGATATAGCATTTGGCTAACAACATCAGAGATACAGTCACTGATTTCTGGAATGTGTTACATGTACTTCTCTTGGCTAACTTGGTAATCTGATGTGTTACGCAGGGTGAGCCTGGTAGACTTGGACCTGCTGGTGCCCCTGGTGCCCGTGGTCCAGCTGGTAACATTGGTCTGCCTGGTATGACTGGTCCTCAGGGAGAGGCTGGACGTGAGGTAAGCTGTTCTCTGCCATTTGAGTAACAGGTTTGGGTAATGTTCCATGGCAATGACTCCAATTctatatgttaaaaaaatgtgtaaacttGATTGACTTAATAAATATGCACTTTGAAACAGTTTTACCTATTTTTGGTGCCTGATAATCAGCCAACAGAAGCATGCACTTAAAGCACACATTTTAAATGAGCTTTGTGAGTATTTAGGCTAAACATAGAGTATTATAATTTAAATGCCATGTACAACAAAAGCTGATATATCCTCCATGGGAcatttattatactattatacatTTTGCCATTCATGGGTTTATAAATTTGATGTAGTCTTTGGGCCttcatttaatgtaaatatcaTATAACAGAATTCATACCActtaataataatctaataataataataaacttaaaAAATGCCATTCAAACCTTAGGTAAATGGTACACACACCAACGGTACCTTTTAAATCACACCAAAAATTTGAGGATGTTTTAATTGGACAGTGGTTGTAATAACTTGTGTaattattgtgtaataatttgtgtaaattgtaatttacacaattaaatattaatctttGTTTTCACCTATAGGGTAGCCCTGGTAATGATGGACCTCCTGGCCGCCCTGGTCTTCCTGGTGTTAAGGTAAAAGTTGAACGTAGTAAGAAACACAGAATGagattatgtattatatattttgtatctATAGACATGTATTCAAATTTTTGTCACCTGGATTAGTAAAACCATGGCTTATATTTAATTGGACTGTTTCAAACTGACAGGGTGACCGTGGAGAGCCTGGATCTCCTGGTCCTCTTGGAATTGCTGGTGCTTCTGGACCCTTGGGACCATCTGGTCCAGCTGGCAGACCTGGAAACCGTGGTGAGGCTGTAAGTGTCCAACCCTGAAACACATATATTAACAAGTTCTTGAGTTCCCTTGGTAGTATGGTAGCAACCCCTGAGCTTCTTTTTTATCCTGGATAAAAATTACATTTGTATTTTGTGCACCCTTTTCTTTAGGGACCCTCTGGATCTGTTGGACCAGCTGGCCCTGCTGGTGCAAGAGGTGCCCCTGTAAGTAAATTGATGATGAAAGATCCACAGATATGTTAGCAATTTATTATGTTGATAAATCTCACTTTTCTTTGGGACTTCAATGATAAATCTCACTTTTCTGTTTTCAACAGGGCCCTGCTGGAGCCCGTGGTGAGAAGGGTGTGGCTGGAGACAAGGGAGACAGAGGCATGAAGGGACTGCGTGGACATCCTGGTCTCCAGGGAATGCCTGGACCCAGCGTGAGTGACCCCATCCTAGTATTAGGGGTTGTAGTTTTcctaataaaaacagaattcaGGGATCAGCGTTATTTTCTACATGTACTCTGCAATTAGGATACCAGTTATTCCTTTTTAACTATAATCTTTTTACCTTACAGGGACCTAGTGGTGACAGTGGCATAGCTGGTCCTTCTGGACCTGCTGGTCCCAGAGTAAGTAACCTACCTGCTTTTACCAAGTCATAGTTTAGCTGTGGTCCTTGGAACATTGTTGGTAACATTTTTGTTATCCACCTTTATAGGGCCCTGCTGGTCCCTCTGGCCCAGCTGGTAAGGATGGTAGACCTGGCACTGCTGGTCCTGTTGGACCTTCTGGACATCGTGGTCCCCCAGGACAAGTTGGACCTGTTGTAAGTAGTCATTTTTGGTCCCAGAAAGATGGGTGTAAATGGTCAAAAAGAAATGCAATGAACCACTGCAAGCTTGTAGCCTAAAGAGAGTACTAACTTGATCTGCAGGGACCTCCCGGATCTCCTGGTCTCCCTGGACCCCCtggtgctgctggtggtggATATGATATTTCTGGTGGCTATGATGAGTACAGAGCTGATCAGGCTGCTCTCAGGGCTAAGGACTACGAGGTGGATGCCACCATCAAGTCCCTAAACACGCAGATCGACAACCTGCTCTCACCTGAGGGCTCCAAGAAGAACCCTGCCCGCACCTGCCGTGACATCAGACTCAGCCATCCTGACTGGACCAGTGGTGAGTTCTCAAACTTCTGATAAAAAACTCATTGGAATCCTAATAATACGCTCAGTACACCTGGTACATAGTTGACCTTCATCTCTTGTCTAACTAATTTTATGGtgcctgtctgttttttttgcagGATTCTACTGGATTGATCCCAACCAAGGCTGCACCATGGATGCCATTAAGGCCTTCTGCGACTTCACCACCGGTCAGACCTGTATCTATGCTCACCCTGAGAGCATTGCACGCAAGAACTGGCACAGAAGTACCCAGGAGAAGAAGCATGTCTGGTTCGGCGAGACCATCAATGGTGGCACCGAGGTGAGTTTGaggttttcatttctttataggTTTTGTCTATTACTTGAGGATTATTCAGTTCACTTTGGTGTAACATTTGGTTTTCCATTTCTCTCCCCAGTTTGGCTATAATGATGAGACCCTGAGCCCACAGTCCATGGCTACACAGCTGGCCTTCATGCGTCTGCTGGCCAACCAGGCTGTCCAGAACGTCACCTACCACTGCAAGAACAGCATTGCCTACATGGATGGTGAGAACGGCAACCTGAAGAAGGCTGTCCTGCTGCA is from Hemibagrus wyckioides isolate EC202008001 linkage group LG24, SWU_Hwy_1.0, whole genome shotgun sequence and encodes:
- the col1a2 gene encoding collagen alpha-2(I) chain, which produces MLSFVDTRILLLLAVTSYLASCQSGPRGDKGPRGDRGPKGPDGKPGKPGIPGPPGPPGPPGLSGNFAAQYDGSKGPDPGPGPIGLMGPRGPSGPPGAPGPQGSHGHAGEPGEPGQAGPVGPRGPPGPPGKSGDDGNNGRPGQPGDRGATGPQGARGFPGTPGLPGMKGHRGYNGLDGRKGEPGETGSKGETGAHGSNGTPGQRGGRGLPGERGRPGPAGPAGARGADGNTGPAGPAGPLGSAGPPGFPGGPGPKGEVGPAGSSGPTGPQGQRGEPGQNGVAGPVGPVGNPGANGLNGAKGAAGTPGVAGTPGFPGPRGGPGPQGPAGASGPRGLSGDPGPVGVKGESGAKGEPGNIGAQGPTGAPGDEGKRGSTGEQGGAGPVGLRGPRGASGTRGLPGLGGRGGPIGMPGTRGAAGAPGARGSPGDAGRPGEAGLVGARGLPGSPGSPGPQGKEGPAGPSGQDGRGGPPGPPGPRGQPGNIGFPGPKGPSGEPGKPGEKGPVGATGLRGPPGPDGNNGPAGAVGVVGGAGEKGEAGPAGAPGFQGLPGPAGPVGETGKPGDRGIPGEQGAAGPAGGKGERGNPGPAGASGAQGPMGARGPSGPPGPDGNKGEPGAVGLAGAQGPQGPVGMPGERGGAGSPGVKGEKGESGYRGPEGNAGRDGARGAPGPIGPPGPAGANGDKGEGGSAGPAGPSGARGVPGERGEAGPAGPPGFAGAPGPDGQAGAKGEKGPAGGKGDVGPAGLAGPAGNPGPAGPSGPSGPPGARGETGPPGLTGFPGAAGRVGPPGPAGIAGPPGPTGHAGKDGPRGARGDVGPAGPQGENGLIGPPGPPGEKGSSGESGTKGPPGTPGPSGLIGPQGITGLPGSRGERGSPGAIGVVGEPGRLGPAGAPGARGPAGNIGLPGMTGPQGEAGREGSPGNDGPPGRPGLPGVKGDRGEPGSPGPLGIAGASGPLGPSGPAGRPGNRGEAGPSGSVGPAGPAGARGAPGPAGARGEKGVAGDKGDRGMKGLRGHPGLQGMPGPSGPSGDSGIAGPSGPAGPRGPAGPSGPAGKDGRPGTAGPVGPSGHRGPPGQVGPVGPPGSPGLPGPPGAAGGGYDISGGYDEYRADQAALRAKDYEVDATIKSLNTQIDNLLSPEGSKKNPARTCRDIRLSHPDWTSGFYWIDPNQGCTMDAIKAFCDFTTGQTCIYAHPESIARKNWHRSTQEKKHVWFGETINGGTEFGYNDETLSPQSMATQLAFMRLLANQAVQNVTYHCKNSIAYMDGENGNLKKAVLLQGSNDVELRAEGNSRFTYSVLEDGCTKHTGQWSKTVIEYRTNKPSRLPILDIAPLDIGGADQEFGLDIGPVCFK